The Kineothrix sp. MB12-C1 genome includes a window with the following:
- a CDS encoding iron ABC transporter ATP-binding protein, which yields MIEIEHVSKSYEEYKVLDDVSTQIPKGCITAFIGPNGAGKSTLLGIITRMNKADGGRILVDGKDVKDYDTSALARKISVLRQNNNLHLRITVKELVSFGRYPYAKGNLRAEDKRIVEEAIQYMGLVPLKDRYIDELSGGEQQRAFIAMVVAQDTDYIFLDEPLNNLDMKHSVEIMSMLRRLCQEKEKTVVIVIHDINFASCYSDRILAIQGGKIRVNDTVDAVITPKMLKSVYNMDFQVYDIEGDKISVYYKKKHHRRGKHYSRGVHRQNA from the coding sequence ATGATTGAAATTGAACATGTGAGTAAAAGTTATGAGGAATATAAGGTGTTGGATGATGTGAGTACGCAGATACCAAAGGGCTGTATTACTGCCTTCATCGGACCGAACGGGGCCGGAAAGAGTACCCTTCTTGGAATTATCACCCGTATGAATAAGGCGGATGGCGGACGCATTCTGGTAGATGGAAAAGATGTGAAGGATTACGATACGAGTGCCCTTGCCAGAAAGATATCAGTGCTTCGCCAGAACAATAATCTGCATCTTCGCATTACGGTAAAAGAGTTGGTTTCTTTTGGACGTTACCCCTATGCGAAAGGAAACTTAAGGGCAGAGGATAAGAGGATTGTGGAGGAAGCAATTCAGTATATGGGGCTTGTGCCTCTAAAGGACCGGTATATCGATGAGTTATCAGGCGGCGAGCAGCAACGGGCATTTATCGCCATGGTAGTAGCTCAGGATACCGATTATATTTTCCTTGACGAGCCGCTGAACAATCTGGATATGAAGCATAGTGTGGAGATTATGTCCATGCTTCGGCGTTTGTGCCAGGAGAAGGAGAAGACAGTAGTTATTGTTATTCATGATATCAACTTCGCTTCTTGTTATTCCGATCGTATTCTGGCTATTCAAGGCGGGAAAATAAGAGTGAATGATACGGTGGATGCTGTGATTACCCCGAAGATGTTAAAGAGCGTATATAATATGGATTTCCAAGTATATGACATCGAAGGTGATAAAATATCCGTTTATTATAAGAAGAAGCACCATCGAAGAGGAAAGCATTATTCCAGAGGAGTACACAGGCAAAATGCCTGA
- a CDS encoding siderophore ABC transporter substrate-binding protein yields the protein MKRIIYLAMCLTLTAVLSACGQKAEPSIVEGSTEEAQVESEEIIEGNVEEEASEETSSEEVVTISHEYGETQVKVNPERIAVMDFGTLDILDAVGIEVGALAKGGTMPEYLSVYQSDAYVNGGTLKEADFEALNEYAPELIIISARLSGSYEELSQIAPTLYVTMPGADYFNEIDQNVQILKQIFPGKADDLQKGYDEIKTKADALKADAQQTGFNSLTLLANDGAFSVYGVGSRYGMINSDFGFLPADENIEASTHGMEASYEYIAEKNPDVLFVIDRSAAIGTEGAAGAATLLDNDLVNSTEAAKEGRIVYLSSDIWYLSSGGFTGTSQMIDEVRTALE from the coding sequence ATGAAAAGAATTATTTATTTAGCTATGTGTCTTACATTAACTGCAGTATTAAGTGCCTGCGGACAAAAGGCGGAACCATCCATTGTAGAAGGAAGTACTGAAGAAGCGCAGGTGGAATCAGAAGAAATTATTGAAGGAAACGTAGAAGAAGAGGCTTCGGAGGAAACATCTTCAGAAGAGGTTGTGACCATATCTCATGAGTATGGGGAGACACAGGTGAAGGTAAATCCTGAGAGAATAGCAGTTATGGACTTTGGAACCCTCGATATTCTCGATGCGGTAGGTATTGAAGTAGGGGCCCTCGCAAAAGGGGGAACGATGCCGGAATATCTTTCCGTTTATCAGTCGGATGCATATGTGAATGGCGGTACCTTGAAGGAAGCGGATTTCGAAGCGTTGAATGAATACGCTCCTGAGTTGATTATTATTTCAGCGCGTCTCTCCGGTTCTTATGAGGAACTAAGCCAAATCGCGCCGACACTCTATGTAACAATGCCAGGCGCGGACTATTTTAATGAAATAGATCAGAATGTTCAGATATTGAAACAAATTTTCCCCGGTAAAGCAGATGATTTGCAGAAGGGATATGACGAAATTAAAACAAAAGCAGATGCTTTGAAAGCAGATGCGCAGCAGACTGGCTTCAATAGCTTAACTCTTCTGGCAAATGACGGTGCTTTTAGCGTATATGGTGTAGGCTCCCGCTACGGTATGATTAACAGTGATTTCGGATTCCTTCCTGCGGATGAGAACATAGAAGCATCGACACACGGAATGGAAGCGAGCTATGAATACATCGCTGAAAAGAATCCAGATGTTCTTTTCGTTATTGACAGAAGCGCGGCAATCGGTACCGAAGGTGCAGCGGGTGCGGCAACTCTCCTTGACAACGATTTGGTAAACAGTACAGAGGCCGCAAAGGAAGGGCGTATTGTCTATCTGTCCTCCGATATCTGGTACTTATCTTCCGGGGGCTTTACAGGGACTTCTCAGATGATAGATGAGGTGAGAACTGCTCTCGAATAA
- a CDS encoding recombinase family protein yields the protein MILEYGYARASTNEDKQDIGRQKRELVTMGIKENNIFWEYESGSHEDREKLMQLLETVKTGDTIACTEVSRLSRSTKQLCEILEFVEDNHIKLVVGGFVVDCTGNEIDPMTMGMLRMMSVFSQMEREITIQRIKSGMVNAKAKGKVIGRRKTTTDDIPQSFFRYYPQFTNRNINLSEFSRLSDLSRNSIYKYLKIVENG from the coding sequence ATGATTTTGGAATATGGATATGCAAGAGCAAGTACCAATGAAGATAAGCAGGACATAGGCAGACAAAAAAGAGAATTAGTTACTATGGGTATTAAAGAGAATAATATCTTTTGGGAATATGAATCTGGATCACATGAGGACAGAGAGAAGTTAATGCAGCTTCTTGAAACAGTAAAGACGGGTGACACTATTGCGTGTACAGAAGTAAGCCGGTTATCACGTTCTACTAAACAATTATGTGAAATATTGGAATTTGTTGAAGACAATCATATTAAACTTGTTGTTGGTGGTTTTGTTGTGGATTGTACGGGAAATGAAATTGATCCTATGACAATGGGGATGTTACGAATGATGTCTGTTTTTTCTCAGATGGAACGAGAAATCACTATACAAAGAATAAAGTCCGGTATGGTAAACGCTAAAGCTAAAGGAAAAGTGATTGGACGGAGAAAAACTACTACAGACGATATACCACAATCCTTTTTCAGATATTATCCTCAGTTTACAAATAGGAATATAAACTTATCTGAATTTTCAAGGCTATCAGATCTCAGTAGAAATTCTATATATAAGTATCTGAAAATAGTAGAGAACGGATAA
- a CDS encoding iron chelate uptake ABC transporter family permease subunit, giving the protein MERTAKKRIITAFAVLSVLALGAVILFTAWGLTENNIGYNLPRRLVKVAAISLTGCAIAVSSLVFQTITNNRILTPSVMGLDSLFLFMQSLVAFVLGADTLIMTGKYLDFALSTMLMTGFSLMLCIVVFRKTGQNIFLLVLVGMICGSFFSSLSSFMQTLIDPNEYTILQGKMFASFNNVNTSLLAISAILIGLSLLFMLNTHKKLDVMSLGRENSINLGIFYDRAVIIYLLLISLMVAVSTALVGPITFLGIMVVNVSRQIFKTYRHLYLALGACLLSILTLVGGQFLVERVFHFNTTVSVLANFAGGIYFIALLLKERRV; this is encoded by the coding sequence GTGGAACGGACAGCTAAAAAGAGAATCATTACAGCTTTCGCCGTATTAAGTGTACTAGCCTTAGGAGCGGTGATCCTATTTACGGCATGGGGGCTTACAGAGAACAATATTGGCTATAATCTCCCGAGAAGACTTGTTAAGGTGGCCGCCATTTCCTTAACAGGGTGTGCGATTGCTGTTTCCTCCCTTGTATTTCAGACGATTACGAACAACCGTATATTGACACCTAGTGTGATGGGACTGGATTCGCTCTTTCTTTTTATGCAGTCGCTGGTAGCGTTTGTACTCGGTGCGGATACGCTCATTATGACAGGGAAGTATTTAGACTTTGCTCTAAGCACTATGTTAATGACAGGATTCTCGCTCATGCTTTGTATCGTGGTATTTCGCAAGACAGGGCAGAATATCTTCCTTCTCGTATTAGTGGGAATGATTTGCGGCAGCTTTTTCTCCAGTTTATCATCATTTATGCAGACATTGATCGATCCTAATGAATATACGATTTTACAAGGGAAGATGTTTGCCAGCTTCAATAATGTCAACACCTCATTACTTGCCATATCGGCTATATTAATTGGACTGTCCTTGCTTTTTATGCTAAATACGCACAAGAAACTGGATGTGATGTCATTGGGAAGGGAGAACAGTATTAATTTGGGAATCTTCTATGACCGGGCGGTTATTATTTATCTGCTCCTGATTTCTCTAATGGTAGCAGTCAGCACAGCGCTGGTAGGTCCGATTACATTTCTCGGTATTATGGTGGTGAATGTGAGCAGACAGATTTTTAAGACTTACAGGCATTTGTATCTGGCGTTGGGAGCTTGTCTGCTGTCGATACTTACCTTAGTGGGCGGACAGTTTTTGGTGGAACGGGTCTTTCATTTTAATACGACCGTTTCTGTACTGGCTAATTTTGCCGGAGGTATCTATTTCATAGCATTATTATTAAAGGAGCGTCGCGTATGA
- a CDS encoding class I SAM-dependent methyltransferase, with product MKENKYDNEEFFKKYGEMYRSKEGLKGAGEWSELEKILPDFAQKNVLDLGCGYGWHCKYAAEHGATHVLGTDISEKMLEKAKKINTDEKIEYFCQAMEDLNFSDETFDIVLSSLAFHYIKDFAPLVCNISRWLKKGGQFVFSVEHPVFTSYGTQDWYYDNEGSILHFPVDNYYYEGKRETSFLGERVTKYHRTLTTYLNTLLQNGFEIQNIIEPQPPDNMMNIPGMKEEMRRPMMLLVSAGKK from the coding sequence ATGAAAGAAAATAAATATGATAATGAAGAATTTTTCAAGAAATATGGCGAGATGTATCGTTCCAAAGAAGGATTGAAGGGTGCCGGAGAATGGTCCGAACTGGAGAAAATTCTACCGGATTTCGCACAGAAGAATGTTCTTGACCTGGGATGCGGCTATGGCTGGCACTGTAAATATGCCGCAGAACATGGTGCTACTCACGTACTCGGAACAGATATATCTGAGAAAATGTTGGAAAAAGCTAAGAAAATAAATACAGATGAGAAAATTGAATATTTTTGTCAGGCTATGGAGGATTTGAATTTCTCCGATGAAACATTTGATATCGTTCTTAGTTCATTGGCATTTCATTATATTAAGGACTTCGCACCTTTGGTATGCAATATAAGCCGATGGCTGAAGAAGGGCGGACAATTCGTCTTCTCCGTAGAACATCCTGTTTTCACTTCTTACGGCACACAGGATTGGTATTATGATAACGAAGGTTCTATCCTTCATTTTCCGGTGGATAACTATTACTATGAAGGGAAAAGGGAAACCTCATTTCTTGGAGAAAGAGTGACAAAATATCATCGTACCTTGACCACCTACTTAAACACACTCTTGCAAAATGGCTTTGAAATACAAAACATCATCGAGCCGCAGCCTCCGGATAATATGATGAATATCCCCGGAATGAAGGAAGAAATGCGCCGCCCGATGATGCTGTTAGTATCTGCCGGTAAAAAATAA
- a CDS encoding HNH endonuclease — MAIYLTNGAYYVAYSKTGAIKKVKKIKEAQNFCTAENANIQKEKAPKKCMDYYVIHSDENEETSMKKKKRRKRHPMEVRKKIYEEANGRCMLCGRKILFEEMTLDHIIPLAINGADNANNLTAACFACNQFKGSILPEDFHERITEIFLYQMERKYANRLKWKIIHKLLEDMI; from the coding sequence ATGGCAATATACCTAACAAACGGGGCATATTATGTTGCATATAGTAAGACGGGTGCGATTAAAAAAGTAAAAAAAATTAAAGAAGCACAAAATTTCTGCACAGCAGAAAATGCAAATATCCAGAAGGAAAAGGCACCAAAGAAATGTATGGACTATTATGTAATTCATTCTGATGAGAATGAAGAAACTTCTATGAAAAAGAAAAAACGACGAAAAAGACATCCTATGGAAGTAAGGAAAAAAATATATGAAGAAGCTAATGGTCGTTGTATGTTATGCGGACGTAAAATATTGTTTGAAGAAATGACACTAGATCATATTATACCGCTTGCTATTAATGGCGCTGATAATGCAAACAATCTTACTGCTGCATGTTTTGCCTGTAATCAATTCAAGGGTTCAATTCTTCCAGAAGATTTTCATGAGCGCATAACAGAAATCTTTTTGTATCAGATGGAAAGGAAATATGCGAATAGGTTAAAATGGAAGATTATACATAAACTTTTGGAAGATATGATATAG
- a CDS encoding helix-turn-helix domain-containing protein: MVNYNKLMRKLKEKGITTYTIRQKALIPQGTLAKLKMCSADSMEEIEKKLEKYKEDHDGKDFMCDVSTKTIEDICQLLQCQPQDLIEWKVDLKSELSYESRFRDEK, encoded by the coding sequence ATGGTTAATTATAATAAATTAATGAGAAAATTAAAAGAAAAGGGTATTACAACCTATACTATTCGACAGAAAGCATTGATACCTCAAGGAACACTTGCAAAGCTAAAAATGTGCTCTGCCGATTCAATGGAAGAAATAGAAAAAAAGTTGGAGAAATACAAAGAGGATCATGACGGAAAAGATTTTATGTGTGATGTAAGCACAAAAACCATCGAAGATATTTGTCAACTTCTACAGTGTCAACCGCAGGATTTAATTGAATGGAAAGTAGACTTAAAGTCTGAATTATCCTATGAAAGCAGATTCAGGGACGAGAAATAA
- a CDS encoding HU family DNA-binding protein — protein sequence MDETVTKYKKPLNIRTMASKVYDRSDCIYKTDVIRDVLNMYFEECENVLLEGEKVGLPGIGSLTPHVHTPMSYNVPSMNDEGGNNPYTTIKFTRYTEMKQKMNRRYLKNMEAGFAGLGENCKCNQMQKNLLIDQGLLKIKEKEEEEN from the coding sequence ATGGATGAAACAGTAACAAAATATAAAAAGCCTTTGAACATACGAACTATGGCTTCAAAAGTCTATGATAGATCAGACTGTATATACAAAACGGATGTGATACGAGATGTTTTAAATATGTATTTCGAAGAGTGTGAAAATGTATTATTAGAAGGAGAAAAAGTAGGACTGCCGGGTATCGGTTCACTTACGCCCCATGTTCATACCCCTATGTCATATAATGTACCAAGTATGAATGATGAAGGTGGGAATAATCCGTATACCACAATAAAATTTACAAGATATACAGAAATGAAGCAAAAAATGAATCGTAGGTATTTGAAAAATATGGAAGCAGGATTTGCCGGACTTGGAGAAAATTGTAAGTGTAATCAAATGCAGAAAAATCTTTTAATTGACCAAGGACTATTAAAAATTAAGGAAAAAGAGGAGGAAGAAAATTGA
- a CDS encoding J domain-containing protein, with amino-acid sequence MTNTYFNNVGTLEELRKQYKELLKQYHPDNPNGSTEATQEINAEYDKLFQILKNKHDSKTADSDKGKSSYEDMKYDFSEDEKLREILQSIITFVGINIEIIGCWIWIDGDTYAHKGSLKGLGFKWAKEKKKWYFHTEAFRKKSHKTLSINDIRNYYGSTEVETEGRKQLKQA; translated from the coding sequence ATGACAAATACATATTTTAATAACGTAGGAACACTAGAAGAATTAAGGAAACAATATAAGGAATTATTAAAGCAGTACCACCCGGACAACCCAAACGGATCTACAGAAGCAACTCAAGAAATCAATGCAGAATATGATAAGCTATTCCAGATATTAAAGAATAAGCACGACAGCAAGACCGCAGACAGTGACAAGGGTAAATCTTCATACGAAGATATGAAGTATGACTTTTCAGAGGATGAAAAGTTAAGAGAGATATTACAGAGTATCATTACTTTTGTAGGAATTAATATAGAGATTATAGGTTGCTGGATATGGATTGATGGCGATACTTACGCACATAAAGGCAGCTTAAAGGGTTTAGGTTTCAAATGGGCGAAAGAAAAAAAGAAGTGGTACTTCCACACAGAAGCATTTAGAAAGAAAAGTCATAAGACTTTGAGCATTAATGATATTAGAAACTATTATGGCAGTACAGAGGTAGAGACAGAAGGAAGAAAGCAGTTAAAGCAAGCGTAA